Genomic window (Nitrospirales bacterium LBB_01):
AACTCCTGCCACTGCCTAACCATGCCAAGGTAATGATTATTCAAAATTGCCACCTTTACCGGCAAATCATATATAACAGCCGTTGCAAGCTCCTGAATGTTCATCTGAATGCTACCGTCTCCGGCTATATCTATCACGGTTTTATCGGGAAATGCAACTTGTGCCCCGAGAGCCGCGGGAAAGCCGTATCCCATCGTGCCAAGACCGCCTGAGCTTAAAAATGTCCGCGGCTTTTTAAATTTAAAAAACTGTGCCGCCCACATCTGATTTTGCCCAACCTCGGTGGCTATTATTGCATCCCCTTCGGTTGCCTCGTAAAGTTTCTCTATAACGTACTGCGGCTTTATGATATTTTCATCAAACCGGTAAGTAAGCGGCCTTGCCTTTTTCCACTCATCTATGTGTTTTATCCATGCCTTTCTGATTTCCTCCCACTGCGGCTTGTCCGTGTCCTTAAGTATCTGATTAAGGGTAAACAGCACTTTTGTGGAATCTCCCACTATTGGAATATCCACATCGACGTTCTTTCTTATGGATGTGGGGTCTATGTCAATGTGGATTATTTCAGCGTTAGGAGCAAAGGCATCAATTTTACCGGTGACCCTGTCATCAAAGCGCATTCCAACTGCTATCAACAGGTCTGATTCCTGAATGGCCATATTTGCGTAGTAGGTGCCGTGCATACCAGGCATTCCAAGAGACAGAGGATGGTTGGTTGGGAATGCTCCTATTCCCATAAGTGTGGTAGTGACGGGAATATCCGTAAACTCGGCAAATATTCTAAGCTCATCGGATGCTCCCGATAGAATAACTCCGCCTCCGGCAATTATAACCGGTTTCTTTGAGCGGGTGATTTTTTCCGCCGCCTTTTCTATCATCCACCGGTTGCCTTCAAGTGTGGGGTGATAGCTTCGGATGTTAAGTTTATCCGGCCAGTGGAATTTTCCCTGAGCTGCGGAAACGTCTTTAGGTAAATCTATTACAACGGGCCCCGGTCTGCCTGATGAGGCAATGTAAAAAGCCTCTTTTATTGTATAAGCCAAATCATTTATGTCTTTAACAAGGTAATTATACTTACAGCACGGGCGTGTAATGCCAACAATATCAGCCTCCTGAAAGGCATCGTTACCGATAAGCATAGTGGGCACCTGACCGGTTAACACAACTATTGGGATAGAGTCCATAGCCGCAGTTGCAATGCCTGTGACGGTGTTTGTGGCGCCCGGCCCTGAGGTAACAAGAGCTACCCCTACCTTTCCGGTTGATCGGGCATAGCCGTCTGCCATGTGGGTTGCCCCCTGTTCATGCCGCGTAAGAATCAGCTTTATGTCTTTGGCATCATAGAGAGCATCAAAAATATTTAAAACCACCCCTCCGGGATAACCGAATATGTGCTTTACCCCTTCCTTTTTCAACGATTCAACTATTATCTGTGATCCTGTTGCTTTCATTCCTTTTACCTCTTTCTATCCTTTTATCTTACTTTCTTACCATTCAGTGCATAACAAGGGTTTACTGCAATATTAACAACTACACCCTATCTAATGTCTACAGTGAAGTTTAGCATATTTTTGAATTTAAGGTAAACTACTCACTTGATTTTCTGCAATAATTTGTGTTTTGCTATTGAAGGTATGGTTTTACAATAAATTATGGTTGAGGTGCTGTTGTCTTGATAGGCGAGTACTTAACTGGGCGTCGTAACGAGGCTGGGGTTTCCATTGAGGAACTGTCAAAGAGGACTCGCATACGTCTGTATTATCTTAAAGCGTTGGAAAAAGAGGAGTTCCATAAAATCCCCGGTGAGACTTATATCAAAGGTCATATACAGACATACCTTAAGGCTCTCGATGTGGATCCTTCAGAGGGGCTCAGAATATACCATGATGAGTGTAATCAAGGAACGAAACATACTCCTGTAATTACAAAAACATCCGATTTTAACCCCGTCAAGACTGCCCCTGCTGAGCCTGTAAAATCATATAAATACGTCTTTGCGGCGATTATTTTAATTGCGTGTCCGCTTATTTATTTTTTATATAGCCACAAAGTAGAAAGGCTGCACTTAAAAACAAATATGATTAACAAAGCACAAACAAATATCAAGGGATTTATAGACAATGTTAACTCTGCAAATCAGGATAACACATCTAAGGCTGTGCAGCCGCCAGTGCCTCAAACAACTGAGGATAACTCTGTGCAATTAACACAGGGACAGCCCTCTGTCAGCCCGCCTCCGGTTACAGCCAATACAGCGCGGCACACCCTGTCGCTTAAAGCGTCAGACTTAACATGGCTCAGTGTTAAAATTGACGGGACAGAAACAAAACAGATGTTTCTTAAGCCGATGGAAACTGTAGAATGGGTTGCAGGTAACAATTTTATACTAAAACTGGGTAATGCAGGTGGCGTTAAAATAGTTTTTGATGGTAAAGAAGTAGAGGGTTCATGGCAAAAAGGGAGTGTTGTTACTTTAGAGCTGCCCCCAAAACCACCACCCCCTGAAACACCAGCTCCAGAGTAGTTAGTCCATAACCCATTTTGGTTGACTTTAAGGACAAAATCAATGTTTAATAAGTAATATTTGTAAATTGTCTGACTTCAGCGGGAGGTAATTTAAGATGGACTTATCTCTTTTATCAGTTTTTACAGCAGGGATATTAGCGTTTCTTGCTCCTTGTGTGCTGCCGATTGTTCCAGCTTATTTGTCTTTTATAGCCGGTGTGGAGGGGGGCTCTGATTCAACCGACATCAAACGCAATATGTCAAAAACCCTCATTCCGATTTGTTTTTTTGTGCTGGGGTTTTCTGTTGTGTTTATTATTATGGGAGCAACTGCTACTGCGCTTGGGCGTTTTCTGGTTGACTACCAACAGTACATAAACCGTATAGGAGGCGCTCTCGTAATATTTTTTGGTCTTCACTTTACAAACCTCTTTTTGCGTGAGGATTTTGTTAAACTCTTTGCTGGAATTGGACTTCTAATAGCCGGAGCGTTTGCTTTTGAGATTATTGGGCAGCAGGATTTCCTGACAATTATGGGCGCATGGGCTGTTGTGTTTGCGCTGTATTTCTTTTCGGCTCATTTGCTTCTATATAGGCAGCTTAAGGCTCAAAACAATGCCGCCGCCGGTATGTTTAGCTCATTTGCTGTAGGGCTAACCTTTGGCGCTGGCTGGAGCCCCTGCATAGGCCCAATTCTCGGCTCAGTCCTGCTTTTGGCCTCAAGGCAGGACTCCGTCTATCAGGGGATGCTGTTTCTTGCCGTGTTTTCACTTGGGCTTGGTATTCCTTTTATCGTTGCCGGTGCTTTTTGGGCAGGGTTTCTTAATTTTGTCAGGAAATTCGGTAAATTCTTTGCCCTTGTAGAATTTGTGGGCGGCGTTTTATTAATAACACTTGGCTTATTACTGCTAACCGGAAAACTATCCGTACTTTCTGCTTGGTAAACAGGTTTGATAAAGATCTATAAACTCATAAGAGCGCAAAAAATTACAATTGCAGGCTCTATGTTACTTACATTGTTGACTTTAGCTGTGTTCTCATGCGGCTCTGACAGCGGGGGCGGAGATAGCGGCTCCTCTTCAGACACCACTACAACGACAACCACAGCATCACCCTCAGCAACGTCACATAATCAAGGACTGGACTGCTTATACTGCCATGTTACAGTGTTCACTACCGGCAGCAAACAACTACTTATCGGAGGCACTGTGTTTAAATCCATTAATGTCTCAGATATTGATAACGTAACAAATACCTGTAATGCTTCAATAAACGTACAATTCCTTGATTCCTCACGTAATGTTGTTTATGACTCCTTAAACTACATTGACACAATCTCATCTGTGGACAACGGAACAGGAAATATATTTATCCTTTCAAGAAAGCTTTCTACCTTAACTGGAGAATACTATATGCGATTGGTGACAAGCGACAATACAACAATTGCTCAGAGTAGTAATCGTCACACCTTTACAGATGCTTACGGCAGTTCAAATCCTACTGATTTATTTAACAGATACTCATGCAACGCTTGCCACACTGCAAATCCACAAGGCGGAGCACACGGGTACTTGTATCCAAATGTGAACTCATCAAAATGTTATTAAAGAGACGGAGAGACGAACATGAAGATGGTGTGTAATCGTTATGGGTTGTTAGTTGTACTTGTGCTAATGTCTTTGGTGACAGTTTCTTGCGGTTCAAGCGGCAGTGACGGCGGCTCATCATCATCGTCCTCATCATCAGGCTCAGGCACTGGCTGGCATAATCAGGGCAGGGATTGCCTCTATTGTCACAACACTGACCTTACTGCTGACAAACATTTGCTTATCGGAGGAACTGTATTTAAAACTGTTACCGTCTCAGATGTTGACAACACAGCAAATGCCTGTAATACCACAGTGTATGTCCAATTTGTTGACAGTGCATTTAAAGTTGTTTACGACTCATCAAACTATACAGACACGACATCCTCTGGAAATAACGGCACTGGTAATGTTTTTATTTTATCGAGACAACTTTTAACACTGACCGGACAATATTACATGCGGCTTGTAACCAGCGACAACGTCACAATCGCTCATAGCAGAAATCTCCACAGCTTTACGAGTGCTTACAGCAGTTCAAATCCGTCAGATTTACTAAACAGGTACTCATGTAATGCTTGTCACACGGCAGCGCCTCAAGGTGGAGCGGATGGTTATTTGTATCCAAACATAGATTCGTCTAAATGTAATTAAAGGAGGTAGGATGCTTGCGAAATTCTTGAAAATATCACTAATTGCTATGATGTTGACTGTATTTACGGCTGCATTTGCTTTTGCCATACCGATGGAGGGTCAACCTGCGATTGATTTTAAACTTCCGGAATTTTTTGATACCACTAAAGTGTATTCGCTGTCGGATTTTACCGGCAAGGTAATCCTTTTAAACATATGGGCAAGCTGGTGCACTGGCTGTCAGGCTGAGATGCCGGAGTTTATGGCGCTTGCCGATGACTTTAAGGACAAAGGGTTTGTTATAGTAGCGGTGTCTGTTGACAATGACGCTGCAAAAGCCGTTGATTTCCTAAAAGACCTTGAAGCAAAGACAGGGAAAAACTTAAACTTCACCACTCTTTACGACAAAGACAAAAAGATAGCAAAAGACTACAAGCCACGTGGAATGCCCTCCTCCTATCTGATAGATAAAACCGGTAAAATCAAAAATATTTTCCCAGGCTCCTTTAGTGCGTCAAATATAGGCGCTCTAAAAGCTGCCATCGTGGAGCTGCTTAAATGAAATCGTTTGTTTTAGCGATAGTGATTGCTACAATTACTATGTTAACGTCATGTTCTGAAAAACTTGCAATCGTTAAGCCGTATGAGAGGGAGTTTTTTGCAGAAGATAGGATGTTTTTTAGCCCTATGGAGGGGCGCAGCGAGTGGGAGGGGCACGTATTTTTGGTTAAAGAGGCGGCACAAGGCGGCGAGGGCTCATTTCAAGGCGGATGCGGCTGCAGATGAGACTGCTGAAATTATCTAAAATTGTCGCTGTTATTATATTTGTGCTTTTTTCATTTGCTGCGCTTAACGCTGAGGAGTTAAAAGACAAAATTTCACTCGGTTATGATTTCTACACAGATAGCGGTGACACTAAAGTGTATTCTCCAAACATTGGGATTTATAAAAAAATAACTGGTAACTTTCTAATAGGTGGAAAACTTCGGGTGGATGCCATAACATCGGCTACTATGTCAAACGGCGGACGAAAAAATACTGTTGACGCCGTAACAAGCGCAACCCGGTCGCATGGAACATTTGACGAGATGCGATATGCTCCTAATATTTTTGCTGAATATAAAGATGATGAAAACGCACTGACTCTCGGAGGCTATTACTCTACAGAAAATGATTACATAGGCCGCTCTTTATATGCCGATTACACTCGCCTTCTTAATGAGCAAAACACTGCTTTAGGGTTAGCTGTTTCCTATGCTTTTGACAAATGGCGTCCGTCATTTTCAAGAGTACTCTCAACATATGACAGAAACGAGACCGATATAGACGCCTCTGTTACACAGCTGTTTTCTCCCACATTTTCCGGTCAGCTTGTTTACTCATTTATTGAAAAGGACGGCTATCTGGCCTCTCCCTACTATTACCTGACTACAAAAACGTTTAGTGTCTTTGAGCGTTACCCAGAGCGTAGAACAGGGCACGCATTGGCGTTTAAACTTATAAAAGCACTTGACCCTCTTACAAGTCTGCACTTTAAGTACAGGCTCTATACCGATACGTGGGATATAAACGCTCACACGTTTGAGGTTGAACTGTATCGTGAAATCGCAAAACCTGTGACTTTTGGAGTTAGGTACAGATTTTACACACAGGGAGCCGCCGACTTTATGAAACCCATCAGTCAGTATAAAAGAAATGACCAATACATTGGAGTTGACTACCGATACAGCGCCTTCAACTCAAACACCTTTGGACTTGCGCTTATCTTTAAACCCAAAACGACTGAGACCGCATTTATTGACTTGAACAAGATGAAAATAAAGTGCAGCGCCGACTATTACGTCACATCTAAAAACGATTATATTCGGTATTGGTACGATATGGACAGAATGAAGGCGCTGCTTACATCTCTGACAATTGACTACGAGTTTTGAAATAACATCTTATATTCAATTTCCCCATCTTTTAAATAGATTATGAGAAATGGAGAGATTATCAAGAAGCTTTCCTGTTATGAAATTTAACATATCATCTATTGATTTAGGTTTTGTATAAAACGCCATAACAGGCGGCGCTATGGTAACACCTATGCGGGAAAGTTTCAGCATGTTTTCAAGATGTATCGCACTAAAGGGCATCTCTCTGGGTACCAGTATTAATCGTCTGCGCTCTTTTAGTGTTACATCTGCCGCTCTTTGAACTATATTTTCTCCGTAGCCGTTTGCGATGCCTGATAAGGTCTTCATAGAACAGGGAATCACTATCATCCCGTCATTCAAAAATGTGCCGCTAAGAAGCGGGCAGTACAAATCCCCCTCTTTGCTGTAAAACAAATGCTCGCTTTTAAAGTACTCTCTTAACGTACTAAGGGCAGCTGTATTCCAGTCATTTCCGGTCTCATCTTTTATCACACTAAACGCTGACGTGGAAATGATTAAATGCACTTCGGAGGTCTTTAAGAGTTCCCCAATAAACCTTAACGCAAGCACTGAGCCGCTTGCGCCGGTAATTGCTACTATGTATTTTTTTCTGCCCATAAACGTGTGGTCATATATGCCATATTTTCGCCTTTTCTATCATATCAAGCATGTAGTCCACACGCATCATCGCTTGCCTCAGTCTTTGCGATACCGCTATGCTGACACCCTTAAATAACCGTCGTCCAAAATCGGGATCCTCTACTATCCTGTTGTCCAGCGACTCTCTTGATATACTCAGCAGCACCGTAGTTTCAAGTGAAATAACTGTGGCTGAGGTCTGAGTGTCTTCAATGTAGGACATCTCCCCAAGTATCTCGCCTGGGCCTACTGTGTTTATTTGTTTGTTGGCATTAGGCAGAAACACTCCTAATGAACCCTCCATAACTATGTAGATATACTCAATATACTCTCCAGCTCTTATGACCACAGTATCTGGTTCAATTGTCTGCTCAACACCGGTTGACAGAAGCCACTGTATATCCTCGTCAGAGAGCACCTCAAGCAGCGTAACAAGTTTAGCCATATGATAACCTCGTCTTCAACAGCATTTTAATAATCGCCAATTGTGTTTCTAAAGACCTCTTCAACAGTGGTAAGCCCAAGTTGAACCTTCTTTAAACCACTCTGTCTAAGTGTCAACATCCCCATCTTTATCGCCTCTCTCTTTATGGCCTCTGAGGTGCCGCCGGAAAGAATTACCTCTTTTAGTTCACCACGCATTGGCATTACCTCATGCAACGCCAGCCTGCCCTTATAACCTGTGTCACCGCACTCAGGGCAACCGCTGCCTATAAAACACTTAAAGTCAGCGATTTCCTCCTTGGGTACACCAGCTTTCAGAAGCCGCGTCGGTGTGACAGTTTTATCTTCTATTTTACACTTTGTGCAAATCCTTCTTGCTAACCTCTGTGCAACTATGAGAACCACAGAAGATGATACCAAAAAAGGCTCTATCCCTATATTTAAAAGTCTTGTGACAGTGGATGGCGCATCGTTTGTATGCAGAGTGCTCAGCACTAAGTGACCGGTAAGAGCAGCTTTTACTCCAATTTCTGCTGTCTCCTGGTCTCGTATCTCACCAACCAAAATTATGTCAGGGTCCTGACGCAAAAAGGCCCTCAAGGCGTTTGCAAATGTCAGCCCAATCTCAGGTTTTACTTGCACCTGATTAATTCCGGCAAGATTATACTCAACCGGATCCTCAGCAGTCATGATGTTTACGCCGGGTTTATTCAAATGGGAAAGCCCTGAGTACAGAGTGGTTGTTTTACCGCTTCCGGTTGGCCCCGTTACCAGCACCATCCCAAACGGCTTCTCTATTGCTTCAATGAAATCATTAAGCTGTGTTTCGTCAAAACCTAAAATGGTTAAATCAAGGTTGAGATTGGATTTATCCAGAAGTCTCATAACAACTTTTTCGCCAAACTGTAGCGGCAGCGTGGAAACTCTGAAGTCCACCTCTCCGCCTTCATATTTCAGCTTTATACGTCCATCCTGTGGAATTCGCTTTTCTGATATATCAAGACGTGACATTATTTTTATTCTGGAAATAAGAGGATTTTTTATAGTATCAGGAAATGGTGGAAACGCCTGCTTTAACACCCCATCAATTCTGTATCTTACACGTAATTCCTTTTCCCACGGCTCTATGTGAATGTCGCTTGCTCTGTCATTTATAGCATTCATCAGAATCCCGTTAACTAACTGTATTATAGGTGCGGTGTTAGCATCTGACAGAGAAATCTTTTCTTCTTTCTGATCAACAACGGTAATATTTTGATTAACCTTGCCCAGAAGTTTATTAATCTCAGACATGTCCAGAGTTGTTTTAGCACCGCTTCTGATGCCATCAGGCACTAACTTCTGTTGGTCTGTCTTAGGATAGTTCTGTTCAATAGCGCGCATAATGGATGTTTCGGTTGCAACATGGACGGCAACTTTCATTCTCGTTATAAACTTAACGTCTTCAATGGCAGGATTGTTTGAAGGGTCGGCAATGACAAGTCTTAGAGCCTCTCCCTCCATTGTAATCGGTATCATTACATGTTTCTTGGCCTTTTCAAAAGGTACTTTTTTAAGGAGAGCTGTGTCTATCTGATACTTACCTATATCTATCATGGGCACCTTATACTGTTTACTGTAAAATCCTGCAAGGTCTTCTTCTTTTATATGACCTAATTTTGTCAGCATAGAACCAAGCCGTTTACCTTCTGATTTTTGAAGTTCAAACGCCTCCATCACCTGTTTTTCTGTGACTAACCCGGCCTGCACAAGAAGCTGACCTTGTATTGGTATAGTAGATACAGCCATAGTCTTGCTCTCTCCTAAATTATGCTGTTACGGTTACCGGCAAACTTACCACAAACTCTTACATGGTTCAAACAGTGTACATACCAAACGTTTTTACTCTCAAAGTACTACTCTAAAGTTTAAAAGCATACTCATTTGGCAGTGTAACACAACACGAATAAATAGTCAATATATTGTGTTGCCTCAATCTTAGTGTGCTATCGCTTTAGTTGCGCAATGACCTCCGGTAGCTAAATGTGTTGAAAGATTTTGTTTGGTTTCTTGTAATGCAGCTATAATTGATTTTGAAAGATTCTCAAGCTCGACAAACATTTGATGTGCTCGTATAGAGTTCCCTGAGTTATAAACGGACACAATCTCTTTGCCGAGAGCATGGAGTTTTTTATGTGGCTGTTCCATGTTGCCAAAGCAGTGCATCTGCCCGCAGAGCTCTTTACCGTCAGAGTAATACCACTTTCCAAGCCGGCACATTGTGTGATCTAAAAGTGTGTTTGGATCTATATGCTCCCCGCCTTTTATGCAAAACGATATCCGGTTTACCCACAGGCGATGATCTGTCATCGCTAAATCAAGAATTAAAAGCTCTGAGTTTCTGGTCTTAAATCCGGTAGTGCTTTTACGGAGCTCCTCAGCTGAGGCTATCATTTTATTAACTTCTTTCATGATCTCAACCGATTCCCGTTCCATCTCCTCTGCTATGTGTGAAGTTTTTTCAACGTTTTGAACAACATCGTCCGTTGTGGTTGCCTGCTCATCAATTGCTGTAGCGATTGTTGTAATCTGATCACGCACCTCGCCCGTAGCATTTACTATGTCGTTTAAGACATCCCCTACCTGATTCATCAGTTCTGTTGTTTTGCCGACTTCAATTGAGGCGTTTTCCATAGACTTTGTTGTACGGTCAGACTCCGATTGAACGGCATTTATTTTACTGGAAATCTCCGTAGTTGCTACCTTGGTTCTCTCGGCAAGTTTCCTGACCTCATCTGCCACAACCGCAAACCCTCTGCCCTGCTCACCGGCTCTGGCTGCTTCAATGGCTGCGTTTAAAGCAAGTAGATTTGTCTGATCAGCTATGTCGTTTATGACACTAAGTATATCACCTATTTCATTTACACGGTTGTTTAGTGTGCCTATTAGAGATGCCAGCTCCGACGTTGTAGCGTGTACGATGCTTACTGTGTTTATTGCGCCAAAGGCTATGTCTTTCCCTTTTTCAGCAATTGTCATAGAGTTTGAAGACGTTGCGGCAGCTTGTGCGGCATTGTTTGCTATGTCCGTTATTGTTTGGCTCATCTCGGCAGAAGCAGTTGCAATCTGCATCGTCTGAGAAAGTTGATCTTTTAACCCATCGGTTGTCTTGTCGGTTTTTGTTCTAACTACATCCATCGTATTTACAACGTTATTTATTGATACAATCGTGCTGTTGATTATTCCATTAAAAAAATTTATAAGCATGTTCATATCATCTGCTAAATTTCCTATTTCATCGTCGCCGGGATGTTTGATGATAACCCGAAGGTCTTTGTCGGTAATACTTTTAACCTGTTGTGACAAGAGTTTTATAGGATGCAGGATTTTTCTTCTGGATAAAAACTATACTAAAGCCGATATGAACAAATTTAAAATGAATATTAATATTAAAACAGTATAAACCGTGTTTATATGACGAACTGAGAGTTTTTCGGCAACGTTTGTTGCTTCATTTGTTGATTTGAAGAAATCCTCGCTCTCTTTAACCAATTGCTCAGCGAGGGCAGGATTGGCTCTAAACTCTGTAATATGTTGTCTCAGTTTTTTCCAGCCAGAGTCAACTTTTTTCATCTCTGTTATAAATATATCCTCATCTGCCTTAGGTATTCCTAATGAAGTGTCACCATTTAAGATTCCATTTATAATTTTCTCAATAGAACCGATTACTTTATCAGCCTCTTGATGCTGTTTAACAAATTCTAATTTAACAAGCCTTTGAGCGCCTCCTCTGATTTTGCCTGAAAAATTAACAATTTTCCCGTCATCTGTCATATCCATCAGATTATGGCGAACTAACAAACCGCTTGCAAGCGCAGATGCGATTAGAACTACTAACATTAAATTTACCGATATACTTATCTTCACCTATTGTCCCTCCTCTGTTTAAAATATTCAGGCTAAATCATCCCAAGAGAATCACCTGCTTTATGCTGCCCTCCACTACAATAGCACCTTTACCACAGCGTAATAATTATAGTTAATTTAAAAGTGCTTTTGCAACAAAAAACCCAGCAAGATTAGCTCTTAACATAAATTTCCCGTGATATATTTTGCAGTTCTAAGGGCAAGCGCATTGATTGTCAGTGACGGCGCCTCTCCGCCGCCTGAGCGAATTTATTCAGACTATCACAATTTCCAACTTCTTTCCCAGTGCCGAGGCGACACGTTCAAGAGTTGAAAGCTTTATGTCTTCGGCGTGGTTTTCAATCCGAGATATCGCAGTCTTTTTAGTATGAAGTCTGAGGGCAAGTTCCTCCTGTGTTATCCCTGCATCTTCACGTGCTTGTCTGAGAATCATGCCAACTTTTAACTGCTCGTATC
Coding sequences:
- the ilvB gene encoding biosynthetic-type acetolactate synthase large subunit, translating into MKATGSQIIVESLKKEGVKHIFGYPGGVVLNIFDALYDAKDIKLILTRHEQGATHMADGYARSTGKVGVALVTSGPGATNTVTGIATAAMDSIPIVVLTGQVPTMLIGNDAFQEADIVGITRPCCKYNYLVKDINDLAYTIKEAFYIASSGRPGPVVIDLPKDVSAAQGKFHWPDKLNIRSYHPTLEGNRWMIEKAAEKITRSKKPVIIAGGGVILSGASDELRIFAEFTDIPVTTTLMGIGAFPTNHPLSLGMPGMHGTYYANMAIQESDLLIAVGMRFDDRVTGKIDAFAPNAEIIHIDIDPTSIRKNVDVDIPIVGDSTKVLFTLNQILKDTDKPQWEEIRKAWIKHIDEWKKARPLTYRFDENIIKPQYVIEKLYEATEGDAIIATEVGQNQMWAAQFFKFKKPRTFLSSGGLGTMGYGFPAALGAQVAFPDKTVIDIAGDGSIQMNIQELATAVIYDLPVKVAILNNHYLGMVRQWQELFFNERYSHSYLHEVPDFVKLAEAYGAVGLRAEKPSDVEPVIREALRVRKPVFMDFVIDWKEKVYPMVPAGAPIDQMLFEEEPKTKEEKKLKVIK
- a CDS encoding DUF4115 domain-containing protein is translated as MIGEYLTGRRNEAGVSIEELSKRTRIRLYYLKALEKEEFHKIPGETYIKGHIQTYLKALDVDPSEGLRIYHDECNQGTKHTPVITKTSDFNPVKTAPAEPVKSYKYVFAAIILIACPLIYFLYSHKVERLHLKTNMINKAQTNIKGFIDNVNSANQDNTSKAVQPPVPQTTEDNSVQLTQGQPSVSPPPVTANTARHTLSLKASDLTWLSVKIDGTETKQMFLKPMETVEWVAGNNFILKLGNAGGVKIVFDGKEVEGSWQKGSVVTLELPPKPPPPETPAPE
- a CDS encoding cytochrome c biogenesis protein CcdA, translated to MDLSLLSVFTAGILAFLAPCVLPIVPAYLSFIAGVEGGSDSTDIKRNMSKTLIPICFFVLGFSVVFIIMGATATALGRFLVDYQQYINRIGGALVIFFGLHFTNLFLREDFVKLFAGIGLLIAGAFAFEIIGQQDFLTIMGAWAVVFALYFFSAHLLLYRQLKAQNNAAAGMFSSFAVGLTFGAGWSPCIGPILGSVLLLASRQDSVYQGMLFLAVFSLGLGIPFIVAGAFWAGFLNFVRKFGKFFALVEFVGGVLLITLGLLLLTGKLSVLSAW
- a CDS encoding TlpA family protein disulfide reductase; this translates as MLAKFLKISLIAMMLTVFTAAFAFAIPMEGQPAIDFKLPEFFDTTKVYSLSDFTGKVILLNIWASWCTGCQAEMPEFMALADDFKDKGFVIVAVSVDNDAAKAVDFLKDLEAKTGKNLNFTTLYDKDKKIAKDYKPRGMPSSYLIDKTGKIKNIFPGSFSASNIGALKAAIVELLK
- a CDS encoding DUF4266 domain-containing protein, with translation MKSFVLAIVIATITMLTSCSEKLAIVKPYEREFFAEDRMFFSPMEGRSEWEGHVFLVKEAAQGGEGSFQGGCGCR
- a CDS encoding DUF3570 domain-containing protein codes for the protein MRLLKLSKIVAVIIFVLFSFAALNAEELKDKISLGYDFYTDSGDTKVYSPNIGIYKKITGNFLIGGKLRVDAITSATMSNGGRKNTVDAVTSATRSHGTFDEMRYAPNIFAEYKDDENALTLGGYYSTENDYIGRSLYADYTRLLNEQNTALGLAVSYAFDKWRPSFSRVLSTYDRNETDIDASVTQLFSPTFSGQLVYSFIEKDGYLASPYYYLTTKTFSVFERYPERRTGHALAFKLIKALDPLTSLHFKYRLYTDTWDINAHTFEVELYREIAKPVTFGVRYRFYTQGAADFMKPISQYKRNDQYIGVDYRYSAFNSNTFGLALIFKPKTTETAFIDLNKMKIKCSADYYVTSKNDYIRYWYDMDRMKALLTSLTIDYEF
- a CDS encoding UbiX family flavin prenyltransferase; translated protein: MGRKKYIVAITGASGSVLALRFIGELLKTSEVHLIISTSAFSVIKDETGNDWNTAALSTLREYFKSEHLFYSKEGDLYCPLLSGTFLNDGMIVIPCSMKTLSGIANGYGENIVQRAADVTLKERRRLILVPREMPFSAIHLENMLKLSRIGVTIAPPVMAFYTKPKSIDDMLNFITGKLLDNLSISHNLFKRWGN
- a CDS encoding cyclic nucleotide-binding domain-containing protein, with the protein product MAKLVTLLEVLSDEDIQWLLSTGVEQTIEPDTVVIRAGEYIEYIYIVMEGSLGVFLPNANKQINTVGPGEILGEMSYIEDTQTSATVISLETTVLLSISRESLDNRIVEDPDFGRRLFKGVSIAVSQRLRQAMMRVDYMLDMIEKAKIWHI
- the pilB gene encoding type IV-A pilus assembly ATPase PilB; translation: MAVSTIPIQGQLLVQAGLVTEKQVMEAFELQKSEGKRLGSMLTKLGHIKEEDLAGFYSKQYKVPMIDIGKYQIDTALLKKVPFEKAKKHVMIPITMEGEALRLVIADPSNNPAIEDVKFITRMKVAVHVATETSIMRAIEQNYPKTDQQKLVPDGIRSGAKTTLDMSEINKLLGKVNQNITVVDQKEEKISLSDANTAPIIQLVNGILMNAINDRASDIHIEPWEKELRVRYRIDGVLKQAFPPFPDTIKNPLISRIKIMSRLDISEKRIPQDGRIKLKYEGGEVDFRVSTLPLQFGEKVVMRLLDKSNLNLDLTILGFDETQLNDFIEAIEKPFGMVLVTGPTGSGKTTTLYSGLSHLNKPGVNIMTAEDPVEYNLAGINQVQVKPEIGLTFANALRAFLRQDPDIILVGEIRDQETAEIGVKAALTGHLVLSTLHTNDAPSTVTRLLNIGIEPFLVSSSVVLIVAQRLARRICTKCKIEDKTVTPTRLLKAGVPKEEIADFKCFIGSGCPECGDTGYKGRLALHEVMPMRGELKEVILSGGTSEAIKREAIKMGMLTLRQSGLKKVQLGLTTVEEVFRNTIGDY
- a CDS encoding chemotaxis protein, translating into MSQQVKSITDKDLRVIIKHPGDDEIGNLADDMNMLINFFNGIINSTIVSINNVVNTMDVVRTKTDKTTDGLKDQLSQTMQIATASAEMSQTITDIANNAAQAAATSSNSMTIAEKGKDIAFGAINTVSIVHATTSELASLIGTLNNRVNEIGDILSVINDIADQTNLLALNAAIEAARAGEQGRGFAVVADEVRKLAERTKVATTEISSKINAVQSESDRTTKSMENASIEVGKTTELMNQVGDVLNDIVNATGEVRDQITTIATAIDEQATTTDDVVQNVEKTSHIAEEMERESVEIMKEVNKMIASAEELRKSTTGFKTRNSELLILDLAMTDHRLWVNRISFCIKGGEHIDPNTLLDHTMCRLGKWYYSDGKELCGQMHCFGNMEQPHKKLHALGKEIVSVYNSGNSIRAHQMFVELENLSKSIIAALQETKQNLSTHLATGGHCATKAIAH